In Colletotrichum lupini chromosome 6, complete sequence, a single window of DNA contains:
- a CDS encoding GMC oxidoreductase has protein sequence MELAVRNGNLSSASPVRPHLPTFSGSPAAPCTAEESDATLMAARPAAVPHPYCVAGVETLGGDEPLHQRRARSSGLQGPNSLQRSKSGPGIRAPMEPKTFKMLFSIFQPVQPQVLCQVLIGSQTYSVAFINMGSLPQEIIYDFIVCGGGTSGCVVASRLAENSGVNVLVIEAGEHNENLENVHMTGGWSQLFDKDTDWNVISEKKSSVNNRQVKLSRGKFLGGCSGCNGTLCIRGAKQDYDDWGVEGWTGDEVFKYIRKAENFHGKPWFEASKDHGTNGHLNIEPHDLAPISNLIMDSMVFKGLPLDHDMFSHGENPHGCGHAPRTVHKGLRTTAADFVTKENKKDNLHLLVETHVEKVIIEEVDGGLRATGVRVVKADGSIVDIKARKEVIVSGGAYCSPNILNRSGVGAKAELDSFGIPTLVDLPGVGKNLMDHLIVFMFYETEKAGLTNDHHVYHGDNFAKTYALWKDQQAGFLSTFPFGAFAYARLDERLADSELWNNAPRQPGRDPMGLTPKQPNIEFFTTECYGGPKQYDQFPTDGKYAFSMIAELFGPRSRGTVTLRDTGAKSVPVVDTNYLSDPLDAEVLAEACRFGNEIIMEGAGTKDIVKGSWPSDLVHHKHTTREDWIPYVRDNATTCYHAAGTCAMGNASDRNAVVDPTLTVMGVCWAPNWPLRSRLYAAVELDFQSDSVKGLRVADCSIMPVLNGGHTQMPAYGIGEKAADLIKASWKL, from the exons ATGGAGCTTGCAGTCAGGAATGGAAACCTGAGTAGCGCCTCTCCCGTCCGGCCCCATCTCCCGACGTTCTCAG GCTCACCGGCTGCGCCCTGCACCGCTGAAGAGTCGGATGCAACTTTGATGGCAGCACGCCCAGCTGCTGTGCCGCACCCTTACTGTGTCGCTGGGGTGGAGACACTTGGAGGCGATGAACCGCTGCACCAACGCCGAGCAAGATCGTCAGGTTTACAGGGTCCAAATTCTCTCCAACGGTCCAAATCAGGCCCGGGTATCAGGGCTCCCATGGAACCCAAGACCTTCAAGATGCTGTTTTCAATTTTCCAACCAGTCCAGCCTCAAGTGCTCTGCCAGGTCCTCATTGGTT CTCAGACTTACAGCGTAGCCTTCATCAACATGGGATCTTTACCACAGGAGATTATTTACGACTTCATCGTATGCGG CGGCGGTACTTCCGGCTGCGTCGTCGCGAGCCGCCTTGCTGAGAATTCTGGTGTGAATGTTCTAGTCATCGAGGCTGGTGAACACAATGAGAATCTTGAGAATGTTCACATGACAGGAGG TTGGTCACAACTGTTCGATAAGGATACCGATTGGAACGTCATCAGCGAGAAGAAATCTTCAGTCAACAATCGCCAGGTTAAACTAAGCCGTGGAAAGTTCCTTGGCGGCTGCTCTGGTTGCAACGGTACTCTATGCATTCGCGGTGCCAAGCAGGACTATGATGACTGGGGAGTCGAAGGCTGGACGGGTGACGAGGTTTTCAAATACATTCGAAAG GCAGAGAACTTTCACGGAAAACCTTGGTTCGAAGCCTCCAAAGATCATGGCACTAATGGCCACCTCAACATCGAACCACATGACCTCGCTCCTATTTCAAACCTCATAATGGACTCCATGGTATTCAAAGGACTGCCGCTAGACCACGACATGTTCTCACACGGAGAAAATCCTCATGGATGTGGACATGCACCCAGAACAGTCCACAAGGGCTTGCGAACCACTGCGGCAGACTTCGTCACAAAGGAAAACAAGAAGGATAACCTTCATCTACTTGTTGAGACCCATGTTGAAAAGGTTATCATCGAGGAGGTAGATGGCGGGCTCAGGGCAACAGGTGTCAGGGTGGTCAAGGCCGATGGCTCTATCGTCGACATCAAGGCCCGCAAGGAAGTCATTGTAAGTGGCGGCGCGTACTGCAGCCCCAACATCCTCAACCGATCTGGTGTCGGGGCCAAGGCCGAGCTCGACAGTTTTGGTATTCCGACGCTGGTTGACTTGCCCGGTGTCGGCAAGAATCTCATGGACCATCTT ATTGTCTTCATGTTCTACGAAACCGAAAAAGCTGGTCTGACCAACGACCACCACGTCTACCACGGCGACAACTTTGCAAAGACGTACGCCCTCTGGAAGGACCAACAAGCAGGCTTCTTGTCTACATTCCCCTTTGGAGCATTCGCCTACGCCCGTCTGGACGAGCGCCTCGCTGACTCAGAGCTTTGGAATAACGCCCCAAGGCAACCCGGCCGCGACCCAATGGGCCTTACGCCCAAGCAGCCAAACATTGAATTCTTCACCACTGAGTGCTACGGAGGTCCGAAGCAGTATGACCAGTTCCCGACTGACGGCAAGTACGCCTTCAGCATGATTGCGGAGCTCTTCGGGCCTCGGTCCCGCGGTACAGTTACGCTTCGCGACACCGGTGCCAAGTCTGTCCCAGTCGTGGACACGAATTACCTCTCTGATCCATTGGATGCAGAGGTTCTGGCTGAGGCGTGCCGCTTCGGTAACGAAATTATCATGGAAGGCGCAGGGACTAAGGATATTGTCAAGGGTTCTTGGCCCAGCGATTTGGTACATCACAAGCACACCACTCGCGAGGATTGGATACCCTATGTTCGGGACAACGCAACAACTT GTTACCATGCTGCGGGAACCTGTGCCATGGGCAACGCATCTGACCGCAATGCGGTTGTCGATCCGACACTCACAGTGATGGGTgtctgttg ggcccccaattggcccctgcgcagtcggctgtatgccgcggtcgaattggacttccaatccgacagtgTCAAAGGCCTTCGAGTTGCTGACTGCAGCATTATGCCCGTTCTCAATGGCGGTCATACCCAGATGCCTGCGTATGGAATCGGAGAAAAGGCGGCTGACCTTATCAAGGCGTCATGGAAGCTTTGA
- a CDS encoding glycosyl hydrolase family 31: MGLKEQDGKLVYTYDAEKVWVEPWGLDSFRVRATKAREMPTEDWALLKPEKADAKIIIDDKAGTITNGKIKASITSGGKLMMWNSKGELLLEEYSRHRRDVLDPKCSALDVEAREFLAIVNSNDYHLTARFESVDAEEKIYGMGQYQQLFLDLKGHDLELAHRNSQASVPFAVSSLGYGLLWNNPSVGRAILGRNIMSFEAKSTRALDYWIVAGDSPAEVVEAYADATGKVPMMPEYGLGFWQCKLRYQTQEELLEVAREYRKRELPIDLIVIDFFHWPLQGEWKFDPTYWPDPDAMIKELQELKIELMVSIWPTVDHKSENWDEMVEKGYLIQSDRGIRIAMNFQGDTTHFDATNPGARDYVWKKAKKNYYDKGIRVFWLDEAEPEYTVYDFDTYRYHLGSNVSIGNIYPVEYAKAFYEGMEAEGQKNIVNLIRCAWAGSQKYGALVWSGDIASSWGSLRNQVAAGLHMGLSGLPWWTTDIGGFHGGDPRDEKFRELFVRWFQWGAFCPVFRLHGCREPEQPQHGTTGGAECHSGAPNEVWSYGPEVYEICKKYMFLREELRDYTRSLMKEAHEKGTPVMRTLFYEFPKDQETWKIGQQYMFGSKYLVCPVLEAEKRNIKVYLPQLEAGGKWKPLLEGKTDTYEGGKWIEIDAPLEWMPVFKRE; the protein is encoded by the coding sequence ATGGGCCTCAAAGAGCAGGATGGGAAGCTTGTCTACACCTACGACGCGGAGAAAGTCTGGGTCGAGCCATGGGGGCTAGATTCCTTTCGAGTGCGGGCTACCAAGGCTCGTGAGATGCCTACCGAAGACTGGGCGTTGCTCAAGCCCGAGAAAGCAGATGCCAAAATCATCATTGACGACAAGGCCGGAACAATCACCAATGGCAAGATCAAGGCTTCCATAACCAGTGGCGGTAAGCTCATGATGTGGAACTCAAAGGGCGAGCTGCTGCTCGAGGAATACTCGCGCCACCGACGGGATGTCCTGGACCCCAAGTGCAGCGCCCTCGACGTCGAGGCACGCGAGTTCCTGGCCATCGTCAACAGCAATGACTACCATCTCACTGCGAGATTCGAAAGTGTTGACGCAGAGGAAAAGATCTACGGCATGGGACAGTACCAACAACTATTCCTGGATCTCAAGGGCCACGATCTCGAGCTCGCTCACAGGAACTCCCAGGCCAGCGTCCCGTTCGCGGTATCCTCGCTGGGTTACGGCCTTTTGTGGAACAACCCGTCAGTCGGAAGAGCGATTCTGGGCCGTAACATCATGAGCTTCGAGGCCAAGTCAACCCGGGCCCTCGACTACTGGATCGTCGCTGGCGATTCTCCGGCCGAAGTCGTCGAAGCTTACGCTGATGCCACGGGCAAGGTTCCGATGATGCCAGAGTACGGTCTTGGGTTTTGGCAATGTAAGCTGCGATACCAAACGCAGGAAGAACTCTTGGAAGTTGCACGCGAGTACAGGAAACGCGAGTTGCCCATTGACCTTATTGTCATTGACTTTTTCCACTGGCCGCTGCAGGGAGAGTGGAAATTCGACCCTACGTACTGGCCCGACCCGGATGCTATGATCAAAGAGTTGCAAGAGCTCAAGATCGAATTGATGGTTTCCATCTGGCCCACTGTTGACCACAAGTCTGAGAATTGGGATGAGATGGTCGAGAAGGGGTACCTCATTCAGTCTGATAGAGGCATCCGGATTGCCATGAACTTCCAGGGCGATACGACGCATTTTGACGCCACCAATCCCGGAGCAAGAGACTACGTATGGAAGAAGGCCAAGAAAAACTACTATGACAAGGGCATCCGTGTCTTTTGGCTGGATGAGGCCGAACCCGAATACACGGTGTACGATTTCGACACGTATCGGTATCACCTGGGATCCAACGTCTCGATCGGCAACATTTACCCCGTCGAGTACGCAAAGGCCTTCTACGAGGGAATGGAGGCTGAGGGGCAAAAGAACATTGTGAACCTCATCCGATGTGCATGGGCTGGAAGTCAGAAGTATGGTGCCTTAGTCTGGAGCGGTGACATTGCCTCATCCTGGGGAAGTCTGCGCAACCAGGTCGCAGCTGGCTTACACATGGGCCTATCCGGTCTTCCATGGTGGACGACTGATATTGGTGGCTTCCACGGCGGAGACCCGCGGGACGAAAAGTTCCGCGAGCTGTTCGTCCGGTGGTTCCAATGGGGTGCTTTCTGTCCGGTTTTCCGCCTCCATGGATGCCGAGAGCCTGAGCAGCCCCAGCATGGCACGACGGGGGGCGCTGAATGCCATAGCGGCGCGCCAAATGAGGTTTGGTCTTATGGACCTGAGGTCTACGAGATTTGCAAGAAGTACATGTTCCTCCGAGAGGAGTTGCGTGATTACACCCGTTCTCTGATGAAGGAGGCGCACGAAAAGGGTACGCCTGTCATGCGGACGCTGTTCTACGAGTTTCCGAAGGATCAAGAGACTTGGAAGATCGGTCAGCAGTACATGTTTGGCAGCAAGTACTTGGTGTGCCCGGTGCTGGAGGCGGAGAAGAGGAACATCAAGGTTTATCTCCCCCAGCTGGAGGCAGGAGGCAAGTGGAAGCCACTCCTCGAAGGGAAGACGGACACATATGAGGGCGGAAAGTGGATCGAGATTGATGCTCCTCTAGAATGGATGCCAGTGTTCAAGAGGGAGTAG